TTGTTCGTCTCCGGCGACCAACTGCTAAAAGGCGCCGCCCTAAATGCAGTTCAAATCGCTGAGAAGATGATTGAAAGAAATTTAATCTAGTGCTTACGCACGACGTAATAAGAGAAGGGAATTGAAATATGGAATGGGGAAGACTGCTGACTGCGACGGTTACGCCGTTTGACAAAGAAGGAAATATTGATTTCAGTCAGGTGAGTAAACTTGCTAATTATCTGCTCGATAATGGCAGCGAGGGTATCGTTGTTTCAGGGACAACAGGAGAGTCACCGACACTTAGCAGCGATGAAAAGCTGAAGCTATTTGCGGCTGTAAAAGAAACAGTTGGCGGGCGAGGCGCTGTTTTGGCTGCTACTGGCGGCAATAGCACGCAGCAATCGGTTGAACTCACGAAAAAAACTGCGGGTTTGGGGCTTGACGGCATCATGCTCGTCTCACCTTATTATAATAAACCCTCTCAAGAAGGTCTATATCAGCACTTTGCGACGATTGCCGAGAGTACCGACCTTCCTATTTTGATTTACAATATTCCCGGGCGTACGGGTATCAATATCGAGCTTTCAACCCTGCTTAGATTATCAAAAGTAGCCAATATAAAGGCTGTTAAGGAAGCTAGCGGCAACATGAGTCAGATTGCTGATACTATAGCGCAAGTCCCTGAGGGCTTTAAAGTTTATAGTGGTGACGATCTGTTGGCATTACCTGTTTTATGTATGGGTGGTTATGGTTTGATTAGCGTAACGGCTCATATCGTTGGGAATGATCTGTCGCGCATGTTCAAGGCATA
The sequence above is drawn from the bacterium genome and encodes:
- the dapA gene encoding 4-hydroxy-tetrahydrodipicolinate synthase → MEWGRLLTATVTPFDKEGNIDFSQVSKLANYLLDNGSEGIVVSGTTGESPTLSSDEKLKLFAAVKETVGGRGAVLAATGGNSTQQSVELTKKTAGLGLDGIMLVSPYYNKPSQEGLYQHFATIAESTDLPILIYNIPGRTGINIELSTLLRLSKVANIKAVKEASGNMSQIADTIAQVPEGFKVYSGDDLLALPVLCMGGYGLISVTAHIVGNDLSRMFKAYLSGDVALAASLHNKMVPIVKAMFSVTNPTPVKYALNRMGHEVGGTRLPLVELNDKECEDVDAALVNYGLIH